In Emcibacteraceae bacterium, a single window of DNA contains:
- the ybeY gene encoding rRNA maturation RNase YbeY, with the protein MSFPDGFNLEISVDYDQWQEKLPGYEALIDKALEQIIKNVKEGKFFSNFSLLELSIVLCDNQLIHQLNKDFRYQDKPTNVLSFNGLGADEIELYLKSDHKATEHPYSLGEIYIAYEIMEQEAKEAEISFEDHFTHLVIHGILHLLGYDHIEDQDAEVMENLESSLLANLGIDDPYSA; encoded by the coding sequence ATGTCGTTTCCTGATGGGTTTAATCTTGAAATTTCTGTTGATTATGATCAGTGGCAGGAAAAATTGCCAGGTTATGAGGCACTAATTGATAAGGCTCTGGAGCAGATCATAAAAAATGTGAAAGAGGGGAAATTTTTTTCCAATTTTTCATTACTGGAATTAAGTATTGTTCTTTGTGATAATCAGCTAATTCATCAGCTTAATAAAGACTTCCGTTATCAGGATAAGCCAACCAATGTCTTGTCTTTCAACGGACTTGGGGCAGATGAAATTGAACTTTACCTTAAATCGGATCACAAGGCCACGGAGCACCCATACTCACTCGGTGAAATTTATATTGCCTATGAAATAATGGAGCAAGAAGCGAAAGAAGCAGAAATCAGTTTTGAGGATCATTTCACACATCTCGTCATTCATGGCATTCTTCACTTGTTGGGCTATGACCATATAGAAGATCAGGATGCGGAAGTGATGGAAAACCTTGAGAGCAGCCTTCTGGCCAATCTTGGT
- the miaB gene encoding tRNA (N6-isopentenyl adenosine(37)-C2)-methylthiotransferase MiaB produces the protein MKKKIYIKTYGCQMNVYDTERMVDVMAPEGYEPSDTPEGADLVVLNTCHIREKAAEKVYSDIGRIRRIKDEKKKNGEDMVLAVGGCVAQAEGAEIMKRAPVVDMVFGPQTYHNLPKMVKQSISLKQRGEKSRILDTDLAVDEKFDQLSKKDVKKKPTAFLTIQEGCDKFCTYCVVPYTRGSEFSRTIEDVMKDARKLADAGVVEVTLLGQNVNAYHGVSGSGDEWGLPELITELAKIDGFERIRYTTSHPHDMTDELLRVHGDVKECMPYLHLPVQAGSDKILKAMNRSHDSASYKRTIAKLRKIRPDLALSGDFIVGFPGETEEDFEQTMQLVREVTYAQAYSFKFSPRPGTPAALMDDQVDEDVKSTRLTKLQALLKEQQTAFNNSVVGRVLPVLVESTGKTKGAAFGRSPYMQAVQISLGNKSYDDLYGKIVDVLIEEGGPFNIQGVLA, from the coding sequence ATGAAGAAGAAAATATATATTAAAACATATGGCTGTCAGATGAATGTCTATGATACGGAACGCATGGTTGACGTCATGGCGCCAGAAGGATATGAGCCGTCAGATACACCTGAAGGGGCGGACCTTGTCGTCCTTAACACCTGCCATATTCGCGAAAAGGCGGCTGAAAAAGTTTATTCTGATATTGGCCGCATTCGTAGAATAAAAGATGAAAAGAAAAAAAACGGTGAAGATATGGTTCTGGCCGTTGGCGGGTGCGTTGCGCAGGCTGAGGGCGCCGAAATCATGAAGCGTGCACCAGTCGTGGATATGGTATTTGGGCCTCAGACTTATCACAATTTACCGAAAATGGTTAAACAGTCTATTTCACTTAAACAGCGGGGTGAGAAATCAAGAATCCTTGATACGGATCTCGCGGTGGATGAAAAGTTTGATCAACTATCCAAAAAAGATGTGAAAAAGAAGCCAACTGCATTTCTGACTATCCAGGAAGGCTGCGATAAATTTTGCACCTATTGTGTGGTTCCCTATACGCGTGGTTCAGAATTTTCCAGAACTATTGAAGATGTAATGAAAGATGCCCGTAAGCTGGCTGATGCCGGTGTTGTTGAGGTTACCCTGCTGGGACAGAATGTAAATGCCTATCATGGGGTTTCTGGGAGTGGTGATGAATGGGGGTTGCCAGAACTGATAACCGAACTGGCGAAAATTGATGGGTTTGAGCGGATCAGATATACCACATCACATCCTCATGATATGACAGATGAACTGCTCAGGGTTCATGGTGACGTAAAAGAATGTATGCCATATCTTCATCTTCCGGTGCAGGCGGGGTCTGATAAAATTCTGAAAGCCATGAATCGGTCACATGATAGCGCATCATACAAAAGAACGATTGCCAAATTGAGGAAAATTCGTCCTGACCTTGCCCTGTCCGGCGATTTTATTGTTGGTTTTCCGGGTGAAACAGAAGAAGATTTTGAGCAGACCATGCAACTGGTTCGTGAAGTGACCTATGCACAGGCTTATAGCTTTAAATTTAGTCCGCGCCCGGGAACGCCAGCCGCACTGATGGACGATCAGGTGGATGAGGACGTGAAATCAACCCGTTTGACCAAACTGCAGGCTTTACTGAAAGAGCAGCAAACAGCATTTAACAATTCAGTTGTTGGCAGGGTTTTGCCGGTACTTGTTGAAAGCACAGGTAAAACGAAGGGTGCAGCATTTGGCCGCAGTCCATATATGCAGGCAGTGCAGATTTCACTTGGAAATAAATCATATGATGACTTATACGGTAAAATAGTTGATGTATTGATAGAAGAGGGCGGTCCCTTTAATATTCAAGGTGTACTTGCCTGA
- a CDS encoding NifU family protein, which translates to MFIQTEQTPNPATLKFIPGEVVLESGTMFFENKDAAGISPLAQALFSIDGVSAVFLGSDFITVENNDKDWNELKPAILGTIMEHYTAGLPIVTGDAEDHIVDDGADPEIVAQITELLDTRVRPAVARDGGDITYHGFRDGIVYLRMQGACSGCPSSTATLKYGIQNLLKHYIPEVESVESVE; encoded by the coding sequence ATGTTTATCCAGACAGAACAAACACCCAATCCAGCAACTTTGAAATTTATTCCAGGTGAAGTTGTTCTTGAAAGTGGGACAATGTTTTTTGAAAATAAAGATGCGGCTGGTATTTCACCGTTGGCACAGGCTTTATTCTCAATCGATGGAGTTTCTGCTGTCTTTTTAGGATCTGATTTTATTACAGTAGAAAATAATGATAAGGATTGGAACGAGCTAAAACCGGCAATTCTGGGCACCATAATGGAGCATTATACAGCAGGGTTGCCGATTGTAACTGGTGATGCAGAAGACCATATTGTTGATGATGGGGCTGATCCTGAAATTGTGGCCCAGATAACTGAGCTGCTGGATACTCGCGTACGTCCCGCCGTGGCGAGGGACGGTGGTGATATTACCTATCACGGTTTCCGTGACGGTATCGTTTATTTAAGAATGCAGGGTGCCTGTTCGGGTTGCCCGAGCTCTACGGCAACTCTTAAATATGGCATTCAAAATCTACTTAAGCATTATATCCCGGAAGTGGAAAGCGTCGAATCAGTCGAATAG
- the tsaB gene encoding tRNA (adenosine(37)-N6)-threonylcarbamoyltransferase complex dimerization subunit type 1 TsaB, translating into MTYILAIDTTLGACSAALIKDGMITSYKREVRARGHVERLLPMIDEICIESDIKISDIEKIAVTIGPGTFAGVRIGLSAAKGLALALDIKVIPVTTLEAILCQFVEEEKGFNGKVAVAIDARRGENYFQIFDVDKGTFKAVSKAEAVQVRKIGERITSEIDLLIGSGAEFLSGLEIRSSEKYDAPDAYYMAQYAEKKQEMAVISDEISPLYLRAPDAIKPAPLAMIVSDEE; encoded by the coding sequence ATGACCTATATTTTAGCAATTGATACGACACTTGGGGCCTGTTCAGCGGCACTTATTAAGGATGGAATGATCACTTCTTACAAGCGCGAGGTGCGTGCACGCGGCCATGTAGAGCGGCTGCTTCCAATGATTGATGAAATATGCATCGAAAGTGACATTAAAATTTCTGACATTGAAAAAATTGCGGTGACCATTGGCCCGGGAACTTTTGCAGGGGTTAGAATTGGGCTATCTGCTGCAAAAGGCTTGGCGCTTGCTCTGGATATTAAAGTGATTCCTGTGACTACCCTTGAGGCAATATTGTGTCAGTTTGTGGAGGAAGAAAAAGGATTTAATGGAAAAGTTGCTGTTGCAATAGATGCTCGTCGAGGCGAGAATTATTTCCAAATATTTGATGTTGATAAAGGTACTTTTAAAGCTGTTTCAAAAGCAGAAGCAGTTCAGGTCAGGAAAATAGGAGAAAGAATTACATCTGAAATAGATTTACTGATCGGTAGTGGTGCTGAATTTTTATCGGGTTTGGAAATTCGTTCTTCTGAAAAATATGATGCTCCTGATGCATATTATATGGCTCAATATGCAGAAAAAAAACAGGAAATGGCCGTTATAAGTGATGAAATTTCTCCACTTTATCTAAGGGCACCGGATGCTATTAAACCAGCACCGTTAGCTATGATCGTTTCCGATGAAGAGTAA
- the trpS gene encoding tryptophan--tRNA ligase produces MSAFKQRVFSGVQPSGNLTLGNYLGAIKNWVGLQDSYETIFCVVDLHAITTWQEPEVLRNATREVAAGMIASGVDPKKSIIFNQSQVSAHAELAWIFNCVARMGWLNRMTQFKEKAGKHKERASVGLYVYPDLMAADILTYLATHVPVGADQKQHLELTRDIAQKFNNDYGVNFFPEVEPLIFGAATRVMSLRDGTAKMSKSDPSENSRINLTDDRDSIAKKIRKARTDSEPLPGTLEGLEGRAEAMNLINIFAALSEREAKDICQEYEGKGFAEFKNDLADLSVSVLGPISEEMSRLMGDKSYLDSILREGARNADEIATPILKQAQDIVGLLRP; encoded by the coding sequence ATGTCAGCTTTCAAACAACGTGTTTTTTCAGGGGTTCAACCTTCAGGGAATTTAACACTGGGCAATTATCTTGGCGCAATTAAAAATTGGGTTGGCCTTCAGGACAGTTACGAAACAATTTTTTGTGTTGTTGATCTTCATGCAATTACGACTTGGCAGGAACCTGAAGTGCTCAGAAATGCAACGCGTGAAGTTGCCGCGGGCATGATTGCAAGTGGAGTTGATCCTAAAAAAAGCATTATTTTTAATCAGTCACAGGTTTCAGCTCACGCTGAGCTTGCGTGGATTTTTAATTGTGTTGCCCGTATGGGATGGCTTAACCGCATGACACAGTTCAAGGAAAAAGCAGGAAAACATAAAGAACGTGCAAGCGTCGGGCTATATGTTTATCCTGATCTGATGGCTGCTGATATTCTGACATATCTTGCTACTCATGTGCCTGTAGGGGCGGACCAGAAACAACATCTTGAACTTACCCGGGATATTGCCCAGAAATTTAACAATGATTACGGGGTTAATTTCTTCCCGGAAGTTGAGCCGCTAATTTTTGGAGCGGCAACAAGAGTTATGTCTCTCAGAGACGGAACAGCGAAAATGTCAAAGTCGGATCCTTCAGAAAACAGCCGGATTAACCTGACTGATGACAGGGACAGTATTGCAAAAAAAATTCGTAAAGCCCGCACGGACAGTGAACCGCTTCCCGGGACATTAGAGGGACTCGAAGGACGTGCAGAAGCAATGAACCTCATAAATATTTTTGCGGCCCTTAGTGAACGGGAAGCGAAAGATATTTGCCAAGAATATGAAGGTAAAGGTTTTGCTGAATTCAAGAATGACCTGGCTGACCTTAGTGTGTCGGTATTAGGTCCAATAAGTGAGGAAATGAGCCGTTTAATGGGCGATAAAAGCTATCTTGACAGTATTTTGCGTGAAGGCGCGAGAAATGCCGATGAAATTGCCACCCCAATTCTTAAGCAGGCTCAGGATATTGTCGGTCTTCTGCGGCCCTGA
- a CDS encoding PhoH family protein, which produces MKRKRDVKLTSGVLEFEDNHLLQALYGEHNSNLARIENEFGCTLSGKGNLLSFEGPEEACNLSRDVLLNLYNRLEQGYDVTVDDVDGAIRLVSMLESPRVKFAKPREAISIDENVIRTRKTTISPRSVNQAKYIEALRTRRMTFGLGPAGTGKTFLAVAMAVSHLLEGKVERIILSRPAVEAGEKLGFLPGDLKEKVDPYLRPLYDALGQMISMEQTEKRLERGEIEVAPLAFMRGRTLSDAFVILDEAQNTTPMQMKMFLTRFGQNCHMVVCGDPSQVDLPDGNISGLKDAIETLGHIKDIAFIEFDASDVVRHKLVGKIVKAYDDKESKRK; this is translated from the coding sequence ATGAAACGAAAACGCGATGTAAAACTCACTTCCGGGGTGCTTGAGTTTGAAGATAATCATCTTCTGCAAGCGCTATACGGTGAACATAATTCCAATCTTGCGCGAATAGAAAATGAATTTGGCTGCACACTCTCTGGCAAGGGTAATTTATTATCTTTTGAAGGACCAGAAGAAGCCTGCAATCTGTCAAGGGATGTACTTCTAAATCTTTATAACAGACTTGAGCAGGGATATGATGTGACTGTTGATGATGTGGATGGCGCCATTCGGCTTGTCAGTATGCTTGAAAGCCCCCGAGTAAAATTTGCCAAGCCCCGTGAGGCCATTTCAATTGATGAGAATGTCATCCGAACCAGAAAAACGACGATTTCCCCCCGGTCAGTCAACCAGGCAAAATATATTGAAGCTTTAAGAACAAGAAGAATGACTTTTGGTCTCGGCCCGGCCGGTACCGGCAAAACATTTCTGGCAGTTGCCATGGCCGTTTCACATCTTCTGGAAGGTAAGGTTGAAAGAATAATCCTTTCCAGACCTGCTGTCGAAGCGGGGGAGAAACTTGGTTTTCTTCCGGGTGATTTAAAGGAAAAAGTCGATCCTTATCTGAGGCCGCTTTATGATGCCCTTGGCCAGATGATTTCTATGGAGCAAACGGAAAAACGCCTTGAACGAGGGGAAATTGAAGTCGCACCATTGGCCTTTATGCGGGGAAGGACTTTGTCCGACGCTTTTGTTATTCTAGATGAAGCCCAGAATACAACACCAATGCAAATGAAAATGTTCCTGACCCGATTTGGGCAGAACTGTCACATGGTTGTTTGTGGTGACCCATCGCAGGTTGACTTGCCAGATGGCAACATATCGGGACTTAAAGATGCGATTGAGACCTTGGGACATATTAAGGATATTGCCTTTATTGAGTTTGATGCCAGTGATGTTGTCAGGCATAAGCTGGTTGGAAAAATTGTCAAAGCCTATGACGATAAAGAGAGTAAACGCAAATAA
- a CDS encoding DUF2333 family protein has product MWETAKDIGYWLKETISLKIIKRLAVVIILLLLLYYPVGMFLIHKIDDNPDFGPQTVSQGSNAVAASIALIDREVNQHSWVANDPIFKPGAFLDNMANFQTGIISAIARFSYELVDQLGRTRGSSAVDPDLQEVSGLLQYSGNIWWWNPSTSLMPVATSEQQYNKAMEQLIIYNKRLATGNAVFEKRADNLLATLDRIALDLGASSASIDAYIKNGFGCVLDLGADDLFFNVKGQAYAYSLILKGLRKDFKQVITNRDIASSWDDMEASFESVISMDPMIISNCAVDGLIFQNHLAAEGFYLLRARTQLREITNILQK; this is encoded by the coding sequence ATGTGGGAAACCGCAAAAGATATTGGATATTGGCTTAAAGAAACCATCAGTCTGAAAATAATCAAAAGACTGGCTGTGGTGATAATATTATTATTATTACTTTATTATCCTGTTGGTATGTTCCTTATTCATAAAATTGATGATAATCCTGATTTTGGACCACAAACTGTTTCTCAAGGCAGCAATGCTGTTGCTGCTAGTATTGCCCTTATCGACCGGGAAGTGAACCAGCATAGCTGGGTAGCAAACGACCCTATTTTTAAACCGGGGGCATTTCTCGATAATATGGCCAATTTTCAGACAGGCATTATTTCTGCTATTGCCAGATTTAGCTATGAACTGGTGGACCAGCTTGGCCGCACCCGTGGCTCCAGTGCTGTTGATCCGGATCTACAGGAGGTTTCGGGCCTATTACAATATTCAGGAAATATTTGGTGGTGGAACCCTTCAACATCATTAATGCCGGTGGCTACGTCTGAGCAGCAATATAATAAAGCGATGGAACAGCTCATTATCTATAACAAGCGTTTGGCGACCGGAAATGCCGTATTTGAAAAGCGTGCTGATAATCTTCTGGCAACGCTAGACAGAATTGCTCTTGATCTGGGTGCATCATCCGCAAGCATAGATGCATATATAAAAAATGGTTTTGGGTGTGTACTTGATCTGGGTGCTGATGATTTATTCTTTAACGTTAAAGGTCAGGCTTATGCCTATAGTTTAATACTCAAAGGGCTTCGCAAGGATTTTAAGCAGGTCATTACGAACCGGGACATTGCATCAAGCTGGGATGATATGGAAGCCTCGTTTGAATCGGTAATCAGTATGGATCCTATGATCATATCAAATTGCGCTGTTGATGGGCTAATATTTCAGAATCATCTTGCTGCAGAAGGCTTCTATCTGTTGAGGGCGAGAACGCAACTTAGAGAAATTACCAATATTTTGCAGAAATAA
- a CDS encoding lysophospholipid acyltransferase family protein, with the protein MPPTILFKKLKFPGYKAWPHWVHKSMCLALDIRVKTFGHALEGSPTLFVSNHISYLDIIILGHIIKGCFIAKRDMIDWPVLGYLSTLQRTIFIDREKRAEVHSQREEMQDRIRGGDSLILFPEGTTSIGGVVLPFKSSLFGVTENYIHPMTDTEGRPVELMVQPVSMVYKRINCMPTNRSNRPSVAWYGDMDIGPHFSEFLKLQNIEVEVHFHEPVSRNLFKTRKELSAYCQRTIEKRLEERLRRVDD; encoded by the coding sequence TTGCCACCAACCATACTGTTTAAAAAACTCAAGTTTCCCGGCTATAAGGCCTGGCCACATTGGGTGCATAAATCAATGTGCCTGGCGCTTGATATAAGAGTGAAAACATTTGGACATGCTCTTGAAGGCTCACCGACTTTATTTGTCAGTAATCATATATCCTATCTTGATATTATCATTTTGGGCCATATCATTAAAGGCTGCTTTATTGCTAAGCGTGATATGATTGACTGGCCTGTTCTTGGCTATTTATCAACTTTACAGCGAACAATTTTTATAGACCGTGAAAAGAGGGCTGAGGTACACAGCCAGCGCGAGGAAATGCAGGACCGAATAAGAGGCGGAGATAGTTTAATACTGTTTCCAGAAGGAACCACTTCAATCGGCGGAGTGGTTCTGCCGTTTAAAAGTTCTCTCTTTGGGGTTACGGAAAATTATATTCATCCAATGACGGATACGGAAGGACGACCCGTCGAACTTATGGTTCAACCTGTCAGCATGGTTTATAAGCGAATAAACTGTATGCCGACAAATCGATCAAACAGACCGTCTGTTGCCTGGTATGGAGATATGGATATTGGTCCACATTTCAGCGAGTTCTTAAAATTACAGAATATTGAAGTTGAAGTTCATTTTCATGAACCGGTATCAAGAAATCTCTTTAAAACAAGAAAAGAACTTTCGGCTTATTGCCAACGGACAATTGAAAAGAGACTGGAAGAACGTCTTCGGCGTGTGGACGACTAG
- a CDS encoding DUF4136 domain-containing protein: MGKYFKIFVSVLAVSLLASCTQSISTNVMRFHQLPQPSGEKIVIVPMDPANKGSIEFANYASLVGNALGSFGYVPANGEKADLIVELGYGVDGGQQVVRTSPGMYGFMGYGYYGGYYNPWFPYRNPYYYGSAFYGSPYYYGGFYDPFGYYPLGMAPSVRTYTNYTRHLKMVIKPNKDNAQNLYEGEVTSTGRNANLHEIMPYLVQAFFTNFPGVSGSSERISVKIPTD; the protein is encoded by the coding sequence ATGGGTAAATATTTTAAAATCTTTGTATCCGTTCTGGCCGTAAGCTTACTGGCATCCTGTACGCAATCTATTAGTACAAATGTGATGCGTTTTCATCAGCTTCCCCAGCCGTCTGGCGAAAAAATTGTTATAGTTCCTATGGATCCGGCAAATAAAGGCAGTATTGAATTTGCAAATTACGCGTCTTTGGTGGGTAATGCACTTGGAAGCTTTGGTTATGTCCCTGCCAATGGTGAAAAAGCCGACCTGATTGTTGAATTAGGCTATGGTGTCGATGGTGGTCAGCAGGTTGTTCGCACATCTCCTGGAATGTATGGTTTTATGGGATACGGATATTACGGTGGTTATTATAACCCCTGGTTTCCTTATCGAAATCCTTATTATTATGGCAGTGCTTTTTATGGAAGCCCTTATTATTACGGTGGTTTTTATGACCCATTCGGATATTATCCACTTGGAATGGCCCCTTCAGTTCGCACATATACGAATTATACACGTCATTTGAAAATGGTTATAAAACCAAATAAGGATAATGCACAAAATCTTTATGAAGGTGAGGTAACTAGCACTGGTCGTAATGCCAATCTCCATGAAATAATGCCATATTTGGTGCAAGCCTTTTTTACCAATTTCCCAGGTGTGAGCGGCTCATCGGAAAGAATTTCAGTTAAAATTCCGACAGACTGA
- the rimI gene encoding ribosomal protein S18-alanine N-acetyltransferase, with the protein MKSKKNISISEVGVEGAKLLSAIHEEAFYEEHEQQWKEKDFIELFSIPGTVSYLISNAEQPMGFILIRNIQDEAEIITFCILPKWCRNGYATYLLEWVINRLQQQSVKRFFLEVNENNDAAINLYQKCSFKKIGRRKGYYKGHHGAKTDALVMQIQLTD; encoded by the coding sequence ATGAAGAGTAAAAAAAACATTTCGATCTCTGAAGTTGGTGTTGAGGGAGCAAAGCTTTTATCTGCTATCCATGAGGAAGCATTTTATGAAGAGCATGAACAGCAATGGAAAGAGAAGGATTTTATTGAACTTTTCTCAATTCCTGGAACTGTAAGTTATCTGATCAGTAATGCAGAGCAGCCAATGGGATTTATTCTGATCCGTAACATTCAGGATGAAGCGGAAATAATTACATTTTGTATATTGCCAAAATGGTGCCGTAATGGTTATGCTACCTATCTTTTAGAATGGGTCATAAATAGGCTGCAGCAGCAGTCTGTCAAAAGATTTTTTCTTGAAGTAAATGAAAATAATGATGCGGCAATAAATCTATATCAGAAATGCTCATTTAAAAAAATAGGGCGCCGCAAAGGGTATTATAAAGGCCATCATGGTGCAAAAACAGATGCACTCGTTATGCAAATTCAACTGACGGATTAA
- a CDS encoding polysaccharide deacetylase family protein has product MYHRFGEEGFPTTNVKLSQFDQHIAELSKDNYNIVPLRTIVEALKNKQGLPPRTIAVTIDDGYLSIYKEAWPRLKAAGIPITLFISTESVNDQNPSSMTWDQIRELDADPLVEIGHHGHAHAHMTEISNDEAKADIEEADKIYLRELGYIPDLFAYPYGEFSENMIEIAKSKNYEAAFAQYSSAANSRNDIMALPRFAFNENYADIDRFKLIINSRALPVKDILPRTADLDVNPPSVGFTVDDSIKGLGAMNCFPSHIDKAARINLIGTNRVEVRFDEPFPPGRSRINCTMPGPDGRWYWFGMPFFRLNTVN; this is encoded by the coding sequence ATGTATCATCGGTTTGGCGAAGAAGGTTTTCCCACAACCAATGTAAAGCTTTCCCAGTTTGATCAACATATCGCCGAACTCAGTAAAGATAACTATAATATTGTCCCTCTCAGAACCATTGTTGAGGCCCTGAAAAATAAACAGGGTCTGCCTCCAAGAACCATTGCCGTAACAATTGATGATGGATATCTTTCTATTTATAAAGAAGCCTGGCCGCGATTAAAAGCAGCGGGCATTCCGATTACTCTGTTTATTTCGACAGAATCCGTGAATGATCAGAATCCCAGCTCAATGACCTGGGACCAGATTAGAGAACTTGATGCTGATCCTTTGGTGGAAATCGGGCATCATGGACATGCCCATGCCCATATGACCGAAATCAGCAACGATGAAGCCAAAGCCGATATAGAAGAGGCAGATAAAATATACCTGCGGGAACTGGGCTATATTCCTGATTTATTTGCCTACCCTTACGGTGAATTTTCAGAGAATATGATTGAAATTGCAAAAAGCAAAAATTATGAGGCCGCTTTTGCACAATATTCCAGTGCGGCAAACAGTCGCAACGATATTATGGCCCTGCCCCGCTTTGCATTTAATGAAAATTATGCGGATATTGACCGTTTTAAACTGATCATTAATTCAAGAGCATTACCGGTAAAAGATATATTGCCGCGAACGGCAGATCTGGACGTAAACCCGCCTTCAGTCGGATTTACAGTTGATGACAGTATAAAAGGACTGGGTGCCATGAACTGCTTTCCATCCCATATTGATAAGGCCGCTCGTATCAATCTTATTGGCACGAACAGAGTTGAAGTTCGATTTGACGAACCTTTCCCGCCGGGGCGCAGCAGAATAAACTGCACAATGCCTGGTCCGGATGGCAGATGGTACTGGTTTGGAATGCCATTTTTTAGATTAAATACAGTCAATTAA
- a CDS encoding Fur family transcriptional regulator, translated as MTSTIEKLCIEKNMRMTDQRRVIAKVLSDAEDHPDVEEVYRRSTEIDNQISIATVYRTVRLFEEANILERHDFRDGRSRYELVTESHHDHMIDIESGEVIEFFDEEIEQLQKAIAKKLGYELVDHRMELYGVKKKN; from the coding sequence ATGACTTCTACAATCGAAAAATTATGTATAGAAAAAAATATGCGTATGACAGACCAGAGGAGGGTCATTGCAAAGGTTCTGTCCGATGCTGAGGACCATCCTGATGTAGAGGAAGTCTACAGACGTTCCACAGAGATCGATAATCAGATTAGTATTGCGACAGTCTATCGCACTGTCAGACTATTTGAAGAGGCAAATATCCTGGAACGCCATGATTTTCGTGATGGTCGCTCAAGATATGAGCTGGTTACGGAAAGCCATCATGACCATATGATTGATATTGAAAGTGGCGAGGTAATTGAATTTTTTGACGAAGAAATAGAACAGCTACAAAAAGCTATTGCCAAAAAACTTGGTTATGAACTTGTTGATCACCGGATGGAACTTTACGGTGTAAAGAAGAAAAATTAG
- a CDS encoding universal stress protein, protein MSGQQSKWKFLIIADDTPEFKKVLRLASKRAEKVGGSILMLYIIPPADFQHWTSVRHLMEEEAMEEAKELVDSHLREIKRISGLDAEAIIRKGKPEEVICEVIAEDREIHLLVLGADVEGDPGPLIRSFREVLLNMLHMPVLVVPGNMTDDEIDKFA, encoded by the coding sequence ATGTCCGGGCAACAGAGTAAATGGAAGTTTCTGATCATCGCGGATGATACACCAGAATTTAAAAAGGTGCTTAGACTTGCCAGTAAACGTGCTGAAAAAGTGGGTGGCAGCATTCTGATGTTATATATTATTCCACCGGCAGATTTTCAGCACTGGACATCAGTCAGGCATCTGATGGAAGAGGAAGCGATGGAAGAGGCTAAAGAGCTGGTCGATAGCCATCTTCGTGAAATTAAAAGAATTTCAGGTCTTGATGCAGAAGCCATTATCCGAAAAGGCAAGCCGGAAGAGGTGATTTGTGAAGTAATTGCGGAGGATCGTGAAATTCATCTTCTTGTCCTTGGCGCTGACGTGGAAGGTGACCCAGGCCCATTGATCAGAAGCTTTCGCGAGGTACTTCTTAATATGCTCCACATGCCAGTCCTAGTTGTTCCGGGCAATATGACGGATGATGAAATAGATAAATTCGCATAA